Part of the candidate division KSB1 bacterium genome is shown below.
TTTCGCCGGACAGCTATCTGCTTTTGCCCTGCTATCATTTTCATCGTGAGAAGATTCCCCTCCACAGCGCCGACACAGCAAAAGAGCGATCGCTTTCGGCGCTGGAACAAGCCTGCGCAGGCGCGCTAAGGCAATTCTATGCCCATCGCCAAGGCCGCTTTTCATTCTGTCAAGGCTGCCATCTCAACTGTTACGCCGATCCGTCGTTCGTTTATCGGATGGATGAATATTTTTGGGAGAGCCTAATGGCCAAAATGCGCTATTGGTACGACAAAAACATCTACCGTCGGCTGCATGCAAAGCGGTTCGACCGCCGCCCTGCTCTCGTAATCGCCAAAGAGATCATGAACCGTCAATGATCCCGATTTCCAAAGCCTTTGTCCTACTGCCCTTTCTCGGCTATGCCGAGGTCCATTATCGTCTCTTCGGCCTGCCGAGCCGCTACTTTATGCGCGAGCCGGAAATTATCGCCGATGTTCCCTTTCGTGTGCGGGCCGGTCAACCGTTACCGGTGCTGCTGATGGTAAAAGACGCCGACCGCTATCCCGTAGAGCTCATCCGGCTTGCCGTTCGCGCCGGTTTTGACGACGGACAGTCGATTTTGGTATATGATCAGGAACTGGGTCACTCAGTGCACGAACCGTTTCTCCATCGCCTCTTTTTCTGTACGCTGCCTTTGCAGCGTCGAGGCCGCGTCTACGTCGATGTGGCCATCGACTATATCGTCGAAGGGAAAAAACGGCGCTGCTTCAACGACAACTATCGCCTGACGAGCCATAACCCTTTTGTCGTCACCATCGATGAGAACGCCTGGCCCCGCCTGCCCAACTGGAAGCTGGGTGAAACCCACTGTCACAGCTATTTTTCGAACGATCAAGTAGAGTTCGGGCCGCCGTTGGCGGCTTTGCCGACAATAGCACGAGCGCTCGAGCTGGACTTTATCGCCGTAACCGACCATTCCTACGATTTGGACGACCGCGTCGATGACTATCTCCGCAATGACCCTGAGCTGCCGAAATGGCGCGAGCTGCAGAAAACCGTCGAGCGCCTTAACCGAGGCGAGCCCGAGGTATTGTTCATACCGGGAGAAGAGCTTTCGGTCGGCAACCATCGCGGCCGCAACGTCCATCTTTTGCTGTACGCCGATCCTGAATTTTATGTCGGGACCGGCGACGGCGCCGAGCGGTTTCTCCGCAACAAACCGGAATATTCTTTGCAGGAAGTATTGGATCGACTGGCTCCCCATGCCTTGGCCATCGCGGCGCACCCGCAGACCAAACCGCCGCTGCTGCAAAAGCTGCTGCTTCGTCGTGGTCATTGGAGCCGCCAAGACCTGTCGCTGCCGCGTCTCGACGGCGCCCAGTTTTGGAACGGCAATAAAAAAGAATTCCTGCGCGTGGGCCTGAAACATTGGATCGCACGGTTGCTTGAGGGCCGGAGACTGACTCTTATCGCAGGCAACGATGCTCACGGCAGTTTTAACCGCTTTCGGCAGATCGGCACTCCTCACATTTCCCTGCGGGAAGAAATTCGGGAAATATTCGGCCGAGCGCGAACGGCCGTCCGCATCGACGGGTCATGGACGCTGCAGTCACTGCTGGAGGCGCTGCGCCGCGGCCGCGTTGTCTGCACTGACGGCCCTATGCTCGAAGCGGAATGGGAAAGCGGCTCCACTCTTTACCGCATCGGCGATGAGGCGCCTCCGCTGGCCGGAACGCTGCATCTGCGGTTGGCTTCCAGTCCTGTTTTCGGCGCATTTCAATGCGTTCAGGTCATCATCGGCGACTGCCGGACAAAAAAAGAGACCCGAAAGCGGCTAAAGATACCTTCGGGTCTCTATGATCACTCTCTCTCGCTTCGCCTCGAAAAGCTTCCTCAGGCCGGGTACCTTCGGGTCGAAGCAGTTACCTTAGCAAAAGGTCTGAACTATCACTGTTTCGCCAATCCGATCTATCTGCGCTAAAACAATTTGATCTTGCGGATCATGCGCTTGAGACCGCGGCCGAACACTTCGGGCTCGATCTCGATGTGTCGATCCTCTCCCTCCCCCCGACTGATGGTCTTGATGGTGTCCAAATTCTTCAAATAGTCGTGAATCACAAACCGCTCATAAGCGCTCATCGGCGGAAGAATGACCTTTTCCCGAGTCTGTATCGCCTGATCGGCCATCTTTTGCGCATATCGGCGCAGATTGCCCACCGGGTAGATGCGCAGCTCATAGTCCTCTTCGCTGAGGCGATAAGTTTTGGTCACATACTCGCTTCCCTTGCCGAAATGACGATGGATCAGACGGCGTTCATAAGCGTTCAGATCAGGTAGACAGATCGGTTCGATAGAGTCCGCCAGTTCTTCCTTGATTCTGCGAATGAGGTCCTGAACTTTTTGACTCTTCTCTTCGGTCTGACGTTTGGGTCGGCTGTTCGACCTTCTTCCGCGTCGTCGCGGTTTTTTCTTTTCTTCCGTACTCTCCATAGCTTTTCCTCTCTGCTCTAAAACTCCCTCAACTGCGTTGCAGCAGCTTTTCGTGAATTCCCCCGAACGGACCGTTGCTGAAGGTGACGATCAAATCCCCTTCGCGTCCGTGATCGAGAATAAAAGCAACCATTTCATCAATGTTTAAATAACGGGCTTCTTTGCCGCGTCGGCGCAAATCCTCGGCCAACTTGGCGCTGGAAAACAGTTGATCAGCCGGAGCTTTATCCGGCCGATGCACCGGCGCGGCCAAAATAACATCCGCATCCTGAAAGGCGTCGACGAACTCGTTTTGAAAGACATTGCGCCGACTGGTTGCGGAGCGCGGCTCGTACAGCGCCCATATACGGCGATTGGGATGCTGCGCGCGGAGAGCCGCGAGCGTCTCTTTTACCGCCGTCGGGTGATGGCCGAAATCGTCATAAACCTCCATACCGTGCACCTCGCCGAGCCGTTCCAGACGGCGTTTGACGCCGGAAAAAGAAGCCAACGCGGCGAGAATCGTCTGCTTGTCAATGCCGCAAGCATCAGCCACGGCAATGCAGGCCAAGGCATTGCGGATGTTGTGGGTTCCCGCCAAACCCAGACGCGCCTCTCCCCATAGTTCACCTTTTTTCAGCACCGAAAACTCGACCCCCTGCAGACCGCAACGCCAGGCTGCAGGATACCAATCGTTTTCGGCATTCATCCCAAAGGTAACCACCGGACAAAAAGCGCGCGAGGCGACGTCGCGCACGTTCGGATCATCCCCATTAATTACCAACATTCCTCGGCGCGGAATCAGATTGACGAACCGCCGAAAGGCCGTTTTGATCTCGTCCAAAGAGGCATAGATGTCGGCATGATCGTATTCCACGGCGTTGATGATGCCGATATCCGGCATGTAGCGAAGAAACTTTGCAACTTTGTCAAAAAAAGCCGAGTCGTATTCGTCGCCTTCGATGATAAACTCTTTTCCGTTGCCGAGCTGAAAGCCGCGGCCAAAATTTTTGGGAATACCGCCGATGAGAAAGCCGGGGTCGCGGCCTGCCGAGGTAAACAGCCACGCCAGCAGCGAAGTCGTGGTGGTTTTTCCGTGCGTGCCGGTGACGACGATCGACTGTTTGCCGCGAATGAGAAATTCCCGCACCGCGTCGGGGAGCGAAAGATAGGGAATGCGGCGATCAAGAATCTCTTCAATCTCTACATTACCGCGGGAGATGACGTTGCCCACGATGACCAGATCAGGCGGCGGCGTCAGGTTCTCGACGCGAAAGCCGGAAATGACCGGAATTTGCTGCTCGTGCAGAAAATCGCTCATCGGCGGATAGACGTTTTCATCCGAGCCGTACACCTCATAGCCTTTCTGCTTGAGCAAAGCGGCTAAAGAACCCATTGCCGTACCGCCGATCGCCAGAAAATAGATGCGCTTGATTTCCTGCAGCACCATCATAAACGGCTTTCCTCCTCAGAGATAAAGCGCATCATGGCCGTATAGAACCGGGTGAGCGGAAAGCCGACGACGTTGTAAAAGCATCCTTCGATGCGATCGGCAAAAATCGCGCTCTGATCTTGAATGCCGTAAGCACCGGCTTTGTCGAACGGACTCTGTGTTCGCACATACCGATCGATTTCCCAATCAGCCAAAGGCCGAAAGTGCACGGTCGTCATCTCATAATCGGTGATGGTTCGATTGCTTGGACGATCGACCAGCGCAAAGCCGGTATAGACTTGGTGCGAACGTCCCGCCAAACGCCGCAGCATCATACGGGCTTCCTCTTCATCCCGCGGCTTGCCCAAAATTTCGCCGTTGAGCACCACGACCGTATCGGCGCCGATGACGATCCCCCGCTCCACTTGCGCAGCCACCTGCTGCGCTTTGGCCTGGGAAAGCAGACGCACATGTTCGACAGGATCGTCCACCCGCACCGAATCCTCGTCGAACCGGCTGGGAATGATCTCAAAATCGAATCCCATAAGGTGCAGCAGCTGTGCCCGACGGGGTGACTGCGAGGCCAAGACAAGTTTTTGCGAAAAAAGCTTTTGTTCGATGTCATTCATAGGCTGCGGTCTTGGCTGTCGAGCATAATCGTAACCGGTCCGTCGTTAATGATTTCTACCACCATATGGGCGCCGAAGGCGCCGGTCTCGACTTTTAGGCCGCTGCGCCGAAGACATTCAACAGTATAGTCGAAAAGCGGCTGAGCCTTGTCCGGAGGCGCGGCATCCGTAAAACCGGGACGACGACCGCGCCGCGTGTCGGCGTATAAAGTAAATTGAGAAACGGCCAAAATCTCGGCGCCGATATCCATCGCCGAGAGATTGAATTTTCCCGCTTCATCTTCAAAAATACGCAGATTGACAATTCTTCCGGCCATCGCTTCGGCGACCCGCTCATCGTCCTGATGAGCGATGCCGATGAGCGCCACCAGGCCGCGGCCGATTCGGCCGAGAACTCGTTCATCAACAACAACCGATCCCCGTGATACTCTCTGTAAAAGCGCTCTCATTCTTTGATCGGCTTACTAGTTCCACCTGCCTGCATAAATGGCAAACAACCCCAAAACCATACAAAGCTTGAGCAGTACGCTCATGCAGGCGAGCGCTTTTCTTCGGGAGGTCAGCCAAAGGGCGATAATGATGCCTGCGAAAATCAAGTCGATTACCAACACAATATACAAATACCATCGTCCGTAAAGTCCCAAAGCAAAAGGGAAAAAAGAAAAGGCGATCAAGTCCAGCAGTACGACGGTAGCCAACAGCTTGGCCGGTTCATTTCCATGACGGACGGGCAACGTCATGGCCGCAAAACGACTGTCGCCTTCGATATCCTCCATGTCCTTTATGATTTCCCTGGCAAAATGTACGAAAAAGGCAAAAATCGCCGGCACGATGGCTTTTCTTGGGGAACCTGCGGCAACTCCGCCGTAAAACATGGCCATCGCCGTCGTCAGACTGACCAACAAATTTCCCAACAAGACCATGCGCTTGAAAAAGGGGCTATAGACGATGAGGAGCAATGAAGCAACAATGACCAAAACAACGGCTGCGCGGTTAATGCCGAAGCTTAAGGCAATACCGAGAAAAAAGAAAATAGCGGCGAACCAGAGAGCTTCGGACCGCTCGATCTTGCCGCTCGGCAGGGGTCGATTAGGCCGGTTGATACGGTCGATTTCAATATCAAAATAGTCATTGATCGCATTGGCGGCTGCCGTTATCAAAGCGGCAGACAACGCAGCGAACCAAACCGACCTACCCGTTTTCGAGGCATCGGCTATATGGGCAGCCAAACGAACGGCGATAAAGGCAATGACAACATTTACGGGGCGCGAAAGGTGAAAAAAGCCTCGTACTTTTGCAAAGAACTTGGCGATAGGAACTCCTTACATTCTTCTATTCTAATAAATGTACCATCCAAGCCAAAAATAATCAAGTTGTATTTAGACGGGATTAGGGATATCGATAAACTCTACCTGCACACCGAACTGTTTCGCAACCAGATCACCAAGGGCACGGATTCCCGGCTTTTCCGTTGCGTAATGTCCGGCAGCGATGAAATGAATCCTGCCTTCCTTTGCCAGATGCAGCGTAGCCTCCGAGGCTTCGCCGGTAATGTAAACATCCAAGCCGCAGTCAATCGCCTCGACGATCGAACGGGGCGCGCCGCCCGAACAAATGCCGATGCGTTCGACCCGTTCCGGCCCATAGGAAAAGACCAACGGCTCAGTGCCATAGTATGCCCGTACTTTTGCTTGGAACTCGGCAAAAGGAATCGGGTGAACCTTTCCCTGCAGCCCGACCTCGGCAAATTCCTGCAAGGCTTCGACTCCCAAAGCCGACGCCGCCAGGGCATTGTTGCCGATCTGCGGATGTTTGTCCAATGGCAAATGGTAAGCCAGCAGAGTTATCTCATCGCCAAGCAACAGCTCTATGCGACGCCGAAATCCGCCCTTGATGACCAGACTATTCTTTTCCCACAGAATACCGTGATGAACGATGATCATGTCCGCCCCTTTTGCCGCAGCCTTGGTAAACAGTTCGGCGGATGCCGATACTCCGGTCACAATGCGTTCGACTTTATTTTTGCCTTCAACCTGCAGACCGTTCGGCCCATAATCTTTGAATTGATCGACCTGCAGGTAATCGTTTAAAAAAAGAATAATTTCATCGCGAAGCGCCATAAGTTATTTCTCCTAAAGTTGGATATCTTGTTGAGTCGTGGGTTGGTTCATTGAAAATTCATAGTCGAAATTAAGGTGAGTTTAAATCACTGTATGCTATTGCATCGGTCTTTTTTCTTGACATTAAAATAACCATTTTATAGATTTTTATAAAAGAATACGGGAAGGAGAAAAGCCCTGCAGGCTTGTGCCATATTTGCCCCTACGGAAAGCTTTTTCCATCTCATTCTCAACCGGACCCAACCTCAAACAATACCATTAATTCATCATTAACTCAAGAGGTTGCCATGAAATCGATATTCGTTCTCACCGTTCTGACATTTTTCCTGTTTTGTTCGATTTCTCGTCAAAACAAAGTCGTGTTGTTTAATGGCCGGAATTTCGACGGCTGGACTCTGTTTGTGCCGGGCGACAGCGTTGACGTCGCCGCGGTTTGGTCGATCAGAGACGGAGTAGTCCATTGCAAGGGTGTACCCAACGGCTATATGCGCACCAACCAAGTCTATTCGAACTACAAGCTGCATTTGGAATGGCGTTGGGTTGAAACGCCGACCAACAGCGGCGTGCTCCTTCACTGTCAGCCGCCGGACCAGGTTTGGCCGAACTGCATCGAATGCCAGTTGATGGCCGGAAATGCCGGCGATTTTGTGCTCATTGGACCAGGCCGCATCACGGTCGGGGATTCGACCTACGAAAATAAGGGGCAGTTTTTAATCATCAAGAAAAAGCACGAAAGCAATGAAAAACCGTCCGGCGAGTGGAACAGCTACGATATCGAGGTGCGCGGCGGTTCGATCAGCTGCTATGTCAACGGGATGATGCAGAACAACGGCGTCAATGCCTCGCTGAACTCGGGCTATATCGGTCTGCAGAGCGAGGGATCGCCGATCGAGTTTCGCAATATTTATCTGGTTCAGTTTGAATAAGACTCAATCACGACTACCGCTTAATCACCACAGCATTCCAATTACCTTTTTCCGGACATATAAAAGGCAGCTGTCGTGATGATCCGAATAAGAAAGGAGGCCGTTATGAAAATCAATCTCGCGTTGTTTACTTTCATGCTCGTCGTCTCGGC
Proteins encoded:
- a CDS encoding CehA/McbA family metallohydrolase is translated as MIPISKAFVLLPFLGYAEVHYRLFGLPSRYFMREPEIIADVPFRVRAGQPLPVLLMVKDADRYPVELIRLAVRAGFDDGQSILVYDQELGHSVHEPFLHRLFFCTLPLQRRGRVYVDVAIDYIVEGKKRRCFNDNYRLTSHNPFVVTIDENAWPRLPNWKLGETHCHSYFSNDQVEFGPPLAALPTIARALELDFIAVTDHSYDLDDRVDDYLRNDPELPKWRELQKTVERLNRGEPEVLFIPGEELSVGNHRGRNVHLLLYADPEFYVGTGDGAERFLRNKPEYSLQEVLDRLAPHALAIAAHPQTKPPLLQKLLLRRGHWSRQDLSLPRLDGAQFWNGNKKEFLRVGLKHWIARLLEGRRLTLIAGNDAHGSFNRFRQIGTPHISLREEIREIFGRARTAVRIDGSWTLQSLLEALRRGRVVCTDGPMLEAEWESGSTLYRIGDEAPPLAGTLHLRLASSPVFGAFQCVQVIIGDCRTKKETRKRLKIPSGLYDHSLSLRLEKLPQAGYLRVEAVTLAKGLNYHCFANPIYLR
- the mpl gene encoding UDP-N-acetylmuramate:L-alanyl-gamma-D-glutamyl-meso-diaminopimelate ligase, translated to MMVLQEIKRIYFLAIGGTAMGSLAALLKQKGYEVYGSDENVYPPMSDFLHEQQIPVISGFRVENLTPPPDLVIVGNVISRGNVEIEEILDRRIPYLSLPDAVREFLIRGKQSIVVTGTHGKTTTTSLLAWLFTSAGRDPGFLIGGIPKNFGRGFQLGNGKEFIIEGDEYDSAFFDKVAKFLRYMPDIGIINAVEYDHADIYASLDEIKTAFRRFVNLIPRRGMLVINGDDPNVRDVASRAFCPVVTFGMNAENDWYPAAWRCGLQGVEFSVLKKGELWGEARLGLAGTHNIRNALACIAVADACGIDKQTILAALASFSGVKRRLERLGEVHGMEVYDDFGHHPTAVKETLAALRAQHPNRRIWALYEPRSATSRRNVFQNEFVDAFQDADVILAAPVHRPDKAPADQLFSSAKLAEDLRRRGKEARYLNIDEMVAFILDHGREGDLIVTFSNGPFGGIHEKLLQRS
- a CDS encoding Maf family protein, with protein sequence MNDIEQKLFSQKLVLASQSPRRAQLLHLMGFDFEIIPSRFDEDSVRVDDPVEHVRLLSQAKAQQVAAQVERGIVIGADTVVVLNGEILGKPRDEEEARMMLRRLAGRSHQVYTGFALVDRPSNRTITDYEMTTVHFRPLADWEIDRYVRTQSPFDKAGAYGIQDQSAIFADRIEGCFYNVVGFPLTRFYTAMMRFISEEESRL
- the dtd gene encoding D-aminoacyl-tRNA deacylase; this translates as MRALLQRVSRGSVVVDERVLGRIGRGLVALIGIAHQDDERVAEAMAGRIVNLRIFEDEAGKFNLSAMDIGAEILAVSQFTLYADTRRGRRPGFTDAAPPDKAQPLFDYTVECLRRSGLKVETGAFGAHMVVEIINDGPVTIMLDSQDRSL
- a CDS encoding geranylgeranylglycerol-phosphate geranylgeranyltransferase, which translates into the protein MAAHIADASKTGRSVWFAALSAALITAAANAINDYFDIEIDRINRPNRPLPSGKIERSEALWFAAIFFFLGIALSFGINRAAVVLVIVASLLLIVYSPFFKRMVLLGNLLVSLTTAMAMFYGGVAAGSPRKAIVPAIFAFFVHFAREIIKDMEDIEGDSRFAAMTLPVRHGNEPAKLLATVVLLDLIAFSFFPFALGLYGRWYLYIVLVIDLIFAGIIIALWLTSRRKALACMSVLLKLCMVLGLFAIYAGRWN
- a CDS encoding Nif3-like dinuclear metal center hexameric protein; protein product: MALRDEIILFLNDYLQVDQFKDYGPNGLQVEGKNKVERIVTGVSASAELFTKAAAKGADMIIVHHGILWEKNSLVIKGGFRRRIELLLGDEITLLAYHLPLDKHPQIGNNALAASALGVEALQEFAEVGLQGKVHPIPFAEFQAKVRAYYGTEPLVFSYGPERVERIGICSGGAPRSIVEAIDCGLDVYITGEASEATLHLAKEGRIHFIAAGHYATEKPGIRALGDLVAKQFGVQVEFIDIPNPV
- a CDS encoding DUF1080 domain-containing protein encodes the protein MKSIFVLTVLTFFLFCSISRQNKVVLFNGRNFDGWTLFVPGDSVDVAAVWSIRDGVVHCKGVPNGYMRTNQVYSNYKLHLEWRWVETPTNSGVLLHCQPPDQVWPNCIECQLMAGNAGDFVLIGPGRITVGDSTYENKGQFLIIKKKHESNEKPSGEWNSYDIEVRGGSISCYVNGMMQNNGVNASLNSGYIGLQSEGSPIEFRNIYLVQFE